Proteins encoded within one genomic window of Halalkalibacillus sediminis:
- the argS gene encoding arginine--tRNA ligase has product MNLVETYADCIVQNLDGKLGKQEVIGLIEKPKYKEQGELAFPCFALAKILKKSPAQIANELAEEFNDPLFEEVVADGPYLNGFLNKDYVSEITLKNIIEEGEKYGSHTIGEGKKIVLDVSSPNIAKPFSMGHLRSTVIGNSLSTIAEKCGFQTVKINHIGDWGTQFGKLIAAYKYWGEEQKVRRNPIKELLDLYVRFHEEAEYKPKLEDEARKWFKNLEEGNEEALQLWKWFRDESLKEFEKIYQLLDVEFDSFHGEAFYNDKMVQTIDLISNRGLLKYSEGAEVVELSEYDLPPSLIRKSDGATLYATRDLTAAIYRYNKFQFDKAIYVVGQEQSIHFQQLFLVLEKMGYEWAKNMQHVSFGFILKEGKKMSTRKGKVVLLEEVIKEAIDLAEENIKTKNPQLENKREVAKMVGVGAIIFHDLKNHRKNNVEFSLDDMLRFEGSTGPYVQYTHARAKSILKKAEANEVMKSPQGISDEYGWQVVKQLMGFPDVVERSHFQNDPSHIAKYLLELCRDFNKYYGQIKILQEDDQLESRLALVKSVTIVLNGGLKLLGIKAPARM; this is encoded by the coding sequence AGTTGGGTAAGCAGGAAGTAATAGGGTTGATTGAAAAGCCCAAATACAAAGAACAAGGAGAACTAGCCTTTCCTTGCTTCGCTCTAGCAAAAATATTGAAGAAATCACCTGCTCAGATTGCGAACGAATTAGCTGAAGAATTTAATGATCCACTTTTTGAAGAGGTTGTGGCTGATGGCCCTTATTTGAACGGATTTTTAAACAAAGATTATGTCAGTGAGATCACTTTGAAGAATATAATTGAGGAGGGGGAGAAGTATGGCTCACATACTATTGGTGAAGGAAAAAAGATTGTGTTGGATGTTTCGTCACCTAATATCGCTAAGCCATTTTCTATGGGTCATTTACGTTCAACAGTTATCGGAAATTCGCTCTCAACAATAGCTGAAAAGTGTGGTTTTCAGACGGTCAAGATTAATCATATTGGAGATTGGGGTACTCAGTTTGGGAAATTAATCGCTGCTTATAAATACTGGGGTGAGGAACAAAAGGTACGGAGGAATCCCATTAAAGAATTATTGGATCTTTACGTTAGGTTTCATGAAGAAGCGGAATACAAACCAAAACTAGAGGATGAAGCAAGAAAGTGGTTTAAAAACTTAGAAGAAGGAAACGAAGAAGCGTTGCAACTATGGAAGTGGTTTCGCGATGAGTCTTTGAAGGAATTTGAGAAAATTTATCAGCTATTGGATGTGGAGTTCGATTCTTTCCATGGAGAAGCATTTTACAATGACAAAATGGTTCAAACGATTGATTTAATTTCTAACAGGGGGTTACTTAAATACTCCGAGGGTGCTGAGGTTGTTGAATTGAGTGAATATGATTTACCTCCTTCTTTAATCAGAAAGTCTGATGGAGCTACTTTATATGCAACAAGAGATTTGACGGCTGCGATCTATAGATATAACAAGTTCCAATTTGATAAAGCGATTTATGTGGTGGGTCAGGAACAGAGTATCCATTTTCAGCAATTATTTTTGGTACTTGAGAAGATGGGCTATGAATGGGCTAAAAACATGCAGCATGTATCATTTGGTTTTATTCTTAAAGAAGGCAAAAAGATGTCGACCAGGAAGGGGAAAGTTGTCCTCTTAGAGGAAGTTATAAAGGAGGCAATTGATCTGGCTGAAGAAAATATTAAAACTAAAAATCCGCAGCTAGAAAACAAAAGAGAAGTAGCAAAGATGGTCGGTGTAGGAGCTATCATCTTTCACGACTTAAAAAATCACCGTAAAAACAATGTAGAATTTTCCCTTGATGACATGCTGAGATTTGAAGGTTCGACAGGGCCATATGTGCAATATACACATGCAAGAGCAAAGTCTATTTTAAAGAAGGCTGAAGCGAACGAAGTGATGAAGTCACCGCAAGGAATTTCTGATGAATATGGTTGGCAGGTAGTAAAACAGCTGATGGGGTTTCCTGACGTTGTAGAACGCAGCCACTTTCAGAATGATCCATCGCATATTGCAAAATATCTATTAGAACTCTGCAGAGATTTCAACAAGTATTATGGTCAAATAAAAATTCTTCAAGAAGATGATCAGTTGGAGAGTAGATTAGCATTAGTTAAGTCAGTAACAATTGTATTGAATGGTGGGCTGAAACTTTTAGGGATAAAAGCACCGGCTAGGATGTAA
- a CDS encoding DUF6176 family protein → MEIELTRFKVKNGKSHKVDEWLNFLRAHMDELEEGLEIEKMYVETIFREVLNGEEYLYWYSVQGKGGVEITENENWIAKKHLEYWEECIDPSFGFVDLNTEVVMIPKKVKAHMK, encoded by the coding sequence ATGGAAATTGAATTGACCCGATTCAAAGTAAAAAATGGGAAATCCCATAAAGTTGATGAGTGGTTGAACTTCCTCAGAGCTCATATGGACGAGCTTGAGGAAGGATTAGAAATCGAAAAAATGTACGTCGAAACAATTTTCAGAGAAGTGCTCAATGGTGAAGAATATTTGTACTGGTACTCCGTTCAAGGAAAGGGTGGGGTAGAAATTACCGAAAATGAGAACTGGATCGCAAAAAAGCATCTTGAATATTGGGAGGAGTGCATTGACCCCTCTTTTGGATTTGTTGATCTAAATACAGAAGTTGTAATGATACCTAAAAAGGTTAAAGCGCACATGAAATAA